One part of the Candidatus Thermoplasmatota archaeon genome encodes these proteins:
- a CDS encoding 50S ribosomal protein L37e: protein MTKGTASLGKRGKRKTHMVCRRCGKHAYHVRKKYCASCGFGRSAKLRNYSWAKGH from the coding sequence CTGACCAAGGGTACAGCTTCTCTGGGTAAGAGAGGGAAAAGGAAGACCCACATGGTCTGCAGGAGATGCGGCAAGCACGCCTATCATGTGAGGAAGAAGTACTGCGCCTCGTGCGGCTTCGGCAGGAGCGCCAAACTCAGAAATTACAGCTGGGCCAAGGGTCACTGA
- a CDS encoding small nuclear ribonucleoprotein (Enables 3` processing of polyadenylated mRNAs and tRNA precursors), translating into MMQKPLSVLNANINHQVIVELKAGREYRGKLEGFDPHMNIVLKGAEERMDDEVVRKLDIAILRGDNVIYISP; encoded by the coding sequence CTCTCGGTACTGAACGCGAACATAAATCATCAGGTGATCGTCGAGCTCAAGGCAGGACGCGAGTACAGGGGGAAGCTGGAGGGCTTCGACCCGCATATGAACATAGTCCTGAAGGGCGCCGAGGAGAGGATGGACGATGAAGTGGTGAGGAAGCTCGATATCGCCATCCTTCGCGGGGACAACGTCATATACATCTCGCCATAG